One part of the Raphanus sativus cultivar WK10039 chromosome 7, ASM80110v3, whole genome shotgun sequence genome encodes these proteins:
- the LOC108815616 gene encoding uncharacterized protein LOC108815616 yields MNSSIKISDSGDLLSKKPQGNDGVSSAEPMKRIGQSGDSSAKAISGGDSSATAVSGDAFSKKRNGKTVVCSDVASAKTDAVVFFREVTFGPHEGELRFRLIHFWEARKALTKTLIGLEMLLIDGEGTAMKGFIPPGRIDTYLRHMIPGSTYRLNKFYGAKSKEGYRVADQDVTIAFSWNSVLSELKDSSSVFPEDRFRFHGYEEFEAACDLGGDLYDYIGHLKLVNEQIPNESLVLDEVEIASSRHILVHVQTHDGPVMKLYIWDKAATDFCEKFKALGKPPTVILVTTVNPKRFGGALTMSSLSSSRVFFDMDVQPTREYLAWFESNTEVANRVNAEIVTKAETATIGELFSYMKQKEAKVAWFECRATIDDVVRGSAWYYIACGECKTKATKGPTTLMCKKCGKTEIAGVPKYLTKLTVYDNNDHASFVLLGDAGSDLIGKKASELVESYFEANDSVKEDHVVPVPQALIGAIGQTRTFVIKLSKHNLDGKTQSLTVTKVLPPDVPALEGNIEENVDEEPTDERNEVAAGSVKRSSVGIESGETKRAKSG; encoded by the exons ATGAATTCCAGCATCAAAATCTCCGATTCCGGCGATCTTCTCTCCAAGAAACCACAAGGAAATGACGGTGTCTCCTCTGCCGAACCGATGAAACGTATTGGCCAGTCCGGTGACTCTTCGGCTAAAGCTATCTCCGGCGGTGATTCTTCAGCTACAGCTGTCTCCGGTGATGCTTTCTCAAAGAAACGAAACGGAAAGACCGTTGTCTGCTCTGATGTCGCCTCCGCCAAGACCGATGCAGTTGTTTTCTTCAGAGAAGTGACGTTTGGACCACATGAAGGGGAGTTAAGGTTTCGTCTCATCCACTTTTGGGAGGCCAGAAAGGCACTGACTAAGACACTTATTGGTCTGGAGATGCTTCTGATTGACGGAGAG GGTACTGCGATGAAGGGATTCATCCCACCAGGAAGGATTGACACCTACTTGCGACACATGATCCCCGGTTCCACTTACAGACTCAACAAATTTTATGGTGCTAAGAGCAAGGAGGGGTATCGGGTTGCCGATCAGGACGTGACCATTGCTTTTTCATGGAACTCTGTTCTCTCTGAACTCAAAGACAGTTCGTCAGTGTTTCCTGAAGATCGATTCCGTTTCCATGGATATGAAGAGTTTGAAGCGGCCTGTGACCTCGGAGGGGATCTATATG attataTTGGTCACCTTAAATTGGTGAATGAGCAGATTCCGAATGAAAGTCTTGTGCTTGATGAAGTGGAGATAGCTTCTTCGCGGCACATTTTGGTTCATGTTCAGACACATGA TGGCCCTGTGATGAAGCTCTACATATGGGACAAGGCCGCTACAGACTTCTGTGAGAAGTTTAAAGCGCTTGGAAAACCTCCAACTGTTATTCTGGTGACAACTGTGAATCCAAAACGTTTTGGAG GTGCCTTAACTATGTCGTCTCTATCATCCTCACGTGTGTTTTTTGATATGGATGTTCAACCTACCAGGGAATATCTGGCTTG GTTTGAATCGAACACTGAGGTTGCTAATAGAGTTAATGCTGAAATTGTTACCAAGGCTGAGACAGCTACTATAGGGGAGCTGTTCTCTTACATGAAGCAGAAAGAGGCAAAG GTTGCATGGTTCGAGTGTAGAGCCACTATTGATGATGTCGTGCGTGGTTCTGCATGGTATTATATTGCTTGTGGTGAGTGCAAGACCAAAGCAACCAAAGGGCCTACCACGCTTATGTGTAAGAAGTGTGGGAAGACTGAGATTGCCGGTGTTCCAAA GTATCTCACGAAGCTCACTGTCTATGACAACAATGACCACGCAAGCTTTGTGCTTCTTGGTGATGCTGGGAGTGATTTGATTGGGAAGAAAGCCTCGGAATTGGTTGAGAGCTACTTTGAG GCCAATGACAGCGTAAAGGAAGATCACGTGGTCCCAGTGCCACAAGCTCTGATTGGTGCCATTGGACAGACTCGCACGTTTGTTATTAAGTTATCAAAACACAACCTCGATGGCAAGACCCAATCTTTGACTGTCACCAAGGTTCTCCCACCTGATGTTCCAGCACTTGAAGGCAACATAGAGGAGAACGTGGATGAGGAACCTACTGATGAAAGGAATGAAGTTGCAGCTGGGTCTGTGAAGAGGAGCTCTGTTGGGATTGAGTCCGGAGAGACCAAGCGTGCCAAAAGTGGCTGA
- the LOC108817835 gene encoding protein LNK2 isoform X3, with amino-acid sequence MFDWDDEELTNMIWGDDGETGDHIVPFKVRSEQLNKKEHGEESKAVKPAEQKTTGTKTDLHDSKLGSSSGQNAREADPGLGSSETELSKCLTKPAGYDPTREKTSELGKGPDIFHSTDESKEQQGDFDEFGWANIGSFDDLDRMFSSDVPIFGDGSLNGADELWSSSKDVSNSPSKPLASILESQVDIRTEFEQQENQLFPLTGKVNTPSSQSVPRVRVTPKSEQYHEHKSQSSGSDQPYQQNKMMKFSEMLGTCEAGSFQDPYGQRTLSRRKFVNHLAPSRSSLMGVNLQSETQGSGTSYHPHMPNQYMATSGFGNPYSAVPVVSAFQRPDVNKNQLMHPSYNPATAISVNMVTDAASARPSTMTPQEKLEKLRRRQQMQAMLAIQRQQQQFRHQVPVADQSITQNCCQDNPLQLVDKTNLQGLTAIPSFDPSSSLELDDPANFAAAVDNPSEFFVLYRLQDVVAKLDMGTRTCIRDSLFRLADSAGQRHHAGDTSHSNKTSQDDNEVVPKEKSRYRYAGMLDTETVTNPTDRTVAHLLFHRPFDMSAAKHTEGLESPSSSKMGAEVKGSFPSTRDSRMNKQKAKEEDIPAGSVALGYASNSGSSSTVGERVAEASQGNKRKL; translated from the exons ATGTTTGATTGGGACGACGAAGAG CTTACTAATATGATATGGGGTGATGACGGAGAGACAGGCGACCATATTGTGCCATTTAAAGTAAGAAGTGAACAGCTTAACAAAAAGGAACATGGTGAAGAATCTAAGGCAGTTAAGCCAGCTGAGCAGAAGACAACTGGGACTAAAACTGACCTTCATGATAGTAAGCTGGGGAGCAGTTCAGGGCAAAATGCTAGAGAAGCTGATCCAGGACTAGGTTCGAGTGAGACTGAACTTTCCAAATGCTTAACTAAGCCAGCTGGATATGATCCAACGAGAG AGAAAACGTCTGAACTTGGGAAAGGCCCTGATATTTTTCATAGCACTGATGAGAGTAAAGAGCAGCAAGGTGATTTTGATGAGTTCGGATGGGCTAACATTGGTAGCTTTGATGATCTTGATCGAATGTTCAG TAGTGATGTCCCTATATTTGGTGATGGCAGTCTCAATGGTGCAGATGAGTTATGGTCTTCTTCTAAAGATGTATCCAATAGTCCATCTAAACCGTTAGCATCCATTTTGGAATCTCAAGTGGATATTAGAACTGAGTTTGAGCAACAAGAGAATCAGTTATTTCCATTGACTGGAAAGGTCAATACTCCCTCATCCCAAAGTGTGCCTCGTGTACGTGTAACCCCTAAATCTGAGCAATATCATGAACATAAGAGTCAATCCTCAGGTTCCGACCAG CCAtatcaacaaaacaaaatgatgaAGTTTTCGGAAATGTTGGGGACTTGTGAGGCAGGATCATTTCAAGATCCATACGGTCAGAGGACTCTGTCCAGGAGAAAATTTGTAAACCATTTGGCACCGTCACGATCATCTTTGATGGGTGTTAATCTGCAGAGTGAGACTCAAGGGTCTGGGACATCATACCATCCCCATATGCCAAACCAATACATGGCTACTTCTGGTTTTGGTAATCCATATTCTGCTGTGCCTGTAGTTTCAGCCTTCCAACGTCCTGATGTCAACAAGAATCAGCTGATGCATCCTTCCTACAACCCTGCTACTGCTATCTCTGTAAACATGGTAACAGATGCTGCCTCCGCACGACCTTCAACAATGACGCCACAGGAAAAGCTAGAAAAACTTAGGCGCAGGCAGCAAATGCAGGCAATGCTTGCTATTCAGAGACAACAGCAGCAATTTCGTCATCAGGTTCCTGTAGCAGATCAGTCCATTACTCAGAACTGTTGTCAAGACAATCCACTCCAGCTTGTTGACAAAACTAATCTTCAAGGGCTAACTGCAATACCTTCTTTTGATCCTAGTTCATCTCTGGAACTAGATGATCCTGCCAACTTTGCTGCTGCTGTTGATAATCCATCAGAATTCTTTGTTCTTTATCGGCTTCAAGATGTTGTAGCAAAG TTAGATATGGGAACAAGGACTTGTATAAGGGATAGCTTATTCCGGTTGGCTGATAGCGCAGGTCAGAGGCATCACGCTGGTGATACATCCCACAGTAATAAGACTAGCCAGGATGACAATGAGGTTGTTCCTAAAGAAAAATCCAGATATAG ATATGCAGGGATGCTAGACACAGAAACAGTGACCAATCCCACAGACAGAACTGTGGCTCATTTACTCTTTCATAGGCCTTTTGATATGTCTGCGGCAAAGCATACGGAAGGACTAgaatcaccatcttcttcaaagATGGGAGCTGAAGTAAAAGGGAGTTTCCCTAGCACAAGAGATAGTCGCATGAATAAGCAGAAAGCAAAAGAGGAAGACATACCTGCAGGTTCAGTTGCTTTAGGGTATGCATCTAACTCAGGATCCAGTAGCACTGTTGGTGAGAGGGTTGCTGAAGCATCCCaaggaaacaaaagaaagttgTGA
- the LOC108817835 gene encoding protein LNK2 isoform X2 codes for MFDWDDEELTNMIWGDDGETGDHIVPFKVRSEQLNKKEHGEESKAVKPAEQKTTGTKTDLHDSKLGSSSGQNAREADPGLGSSETELSKCLTKPAGYDPTRGEKTSELGKGPDIFHSTDESKEQQGDFDEFGWANIGSFDDLDRMFSSDVPIFGDGSLNGADELWSSSKDVSNSPSKPLASILESQVDIRTEFEQQENQLFPLTGKVNTPSSQSVPRVRVTPKSEQYHEHKSQSSGSDQPYQQNKMMKFSEMLGTCEAGSFQDPYGQRTLSRRKFVNHLAPSRSSLMGVNLQSETQGSGTSYHPHMPNQYMATSGFGNPYSAVPVVSAFQRPDVNKNQLMHPSYNPATAISVNMVTDAASARPSTMTPQEKLEKLRRRQQMQAMLAIQRQQQQFRHQVPVADQSITQNCCQDNPLQLVDKTNLQGLTAIPSFDPSSSLELDDPANFAAAVDNPSEFFVLYRLQDVVAKLDMGTRTCIRDSLFRLADSAGQRHHAGDTSHSNKTSQDDNEVVPKEKSRYRYAGMLDTETVTNPTDRTVAHLLFHRPFDMSAAKHTEGLESPSSSKMGAEVKGSFPSTRDSRMNKQKAKEEDIPAGSVALGYASNSGSSSTVGERVAEASQGNKRKL; via the exons ATGTTTGATTGGGACGACGAAGAG CTTACTAATATGATATGGGGTGATGACGGAGAGACAGGCGACCATATTGTGCCATTTAAAGTAAGAAGTGAACAGCTTAACAAAAAGGAACATGGTGAAGAATCTAAGGCAGTTAAGCCAGCTGAGCAGAAGACAACTGGGACTAAAACTGACCTTCATGATAGTAAGCTGGGGAGCAGTTCAGGGCAAAATGCTAGAGAAGCTGATCCAGGACTAGGTTCGAGTGAGACTGAACTTTCCAAATGCTTAACTAAGCCAGCTGGATATGATCCAACGAGAGGTG AGAAAACGTCTGAACTTGGGAAAGGCCCTGATATTTTTCATAGCACTGATGAGAGTAAAGAGCAGCAAGGTGATTTTGATGAGTTCGGATGGGCTAACATTGGTAGCTTTGATGATCTTGATCGAATGTTCAG TAGTGATGTCCCTATATTTGGTGATGGCAGTCTCAATGGTGCAGATGAGTTATGGTCTTCTTCTAAAGATGTATCCAATAGTCCATCTAAACCGTTAGCATCCATTTTGGAATCTCAAGTGGATATTAGAACTGAGTTTGAGCAACAAGAGAATCAGTTATTTCCATTGACTGGAAAGGTCAATACTCCCTCATCCCAAAGTGTGCCTCGTGTACGTGTAACCCCTAAATCTGAGCAATATCATGAACATAAGAGTCAATCCTCAGGTTCCGACCAG CCAtatcaacaaaacaaaatgatgaAGTTTTCGGAAATGTTGGGGACTTGTGAGGCAGGATCATTTCAAGATCCATACGGTCAGAGGACTCTGTCCAGGAGAAAATTTGTAAACCATTTGGCACCGTCACGATCATCTTTGATGGGTGTTAATCTGCAGAGTGAGACTCAAGGGTCTGGGACATCATACCATCCCCATATGCCAAACCAATACATGGCTACTTCTGGTTTTGGTAATCCATATTCTGCTGTGCCTGTAGTTTCAGCCTTCCAACGTCCTGATGTCAACAAGAATCAGCTGATGCATCCTTCCTACAACCCTGCTACTGCTATCTCTGTAAACATGGTAACAGATGCTGCCTCCGCACGACCTTCAACAATGACGCCACAGGAAAAGCTAGAAAAACTTAGGCGCAGGCAGCAAATGCAGGCAATGCTTGCTATTCAGAGACAACAGCAGCAATTTCGTCATCAGGTTCCTGTAGCAGATCAGTCCATTACTCAGAACTGTTGTCAAGACAATCCACTCCAGCTTGTTGACAAAACTAATCTTCAAGGGCTAACTGCAATACCTTCTTTTGATCCTAGTTCATCTCTGGAACTAGATGATCCTGCCAACTTTGCTGCTGCTGTTGATAATCCATCAGAATTCTTTGTTCTTTATCGGCTTCAAGATGTTGTAGCAAAG TTAGATATGGGAACAAGGACTTGTATAAGGGATAGCTTATTCCGGTTGGCTGATAGCGCAGGTCAGAGGCATCACGCTGGTGATACATCCCACAGTAATAAGACTAGCCAGGATGACAATGAGGTTGTTCCTAAAGAAAAATCCAGATATAG ATATGCAGGGATGCTAGACACAGAAACAGTGACCAATCCCACAGACAGAACTGTGGCTCATTTACTCTTTCATAGGCCTTTTGATATGTCTGCGGCAAAGCATACGGAAGGACTAgaatcaccatcttcttcaaagATGGGAGCTGAAGTAAAAGGGAGTTTCCCTAGCACAAGAGATAGTCGCATGAATAAGCAGAAAGCAAAAGAGGAAGACATACCTGCAGGTTCAGTTGCTTTAGGGTATGCATCTAACTCAGGATCCAGTAGCACTGTTGGTGAGAGGGTTGCTGAAGCATCCCaaggaaacaaaagaaagttgTGA
- the LOC108816619 gene encoding extensin-2-like, protein MKSSSRMGSSSHLIYALGVIIMATMVAAYEPVTLPPLPSYSPSPKVEYNAPPLPYINNSPPPPTYYSPSPEVDYKSPPPPYIYNSPPPPPYYSPSPKVEYKSPPPPYVYNSPPPPPYYSPSPKIDYKSPPPPYVYSSPPPPYYSPSPKVEYTSPPPPYVYSSPPPPPYYSPSPKVDYKSPPPPYVYSSPPPPYYSPSPKVEYKSPPPPYVYSSPPPPPYYSPSPKVDYKSPPPPYVYSSPPPPYYSPSPKVYYKSPPPPYVYSSPPPPPPYYSPSPKVEYKSPPPPYVYSSPPPPPYYSPSPKVDYKSPPPPYVYSSPPPPYYSPSPKVEYKSPPPPYVYSSPPPPPYYSPSPKVDYKSPPPPYVYSSPPPPYYSPSPKVYYKSPPPPYVYSSPPPPPYYSPSPKVEYKSPPPPYIYSSPPPPYYSPSPKVNYNSPPPPYVYSSPPPPYYSPSPKVYYKSPPPPYVYNSPPPPYYSPSPKVHYKSPPPPYVYSSPPPYYSPSPKVHYKSPPPPYVYNSPPPPYYSPSPKVPYNSPQHPHVCVCPPPPPCYTPSPKTIYKSPPPPYVYSSPPPPYYSPSPKIYYKSSPPPYVYNSPPPPYYSPSPKVYYKSPPPPYVYSSPPPPYYSPSPKVYYKSPPPPYVYNSPPPPPYYSPSPKVEYKSPPPPYIYSSPPPPPYYSPSPKVDYKSPPPPYVYSSPPPPYYSPSPKVEYKSPPPPYVYSSPPPPPYYSPSPKVDYKSPPPPYVYSSPPPPYYSPSPKVYYKSPPPPYVYNSPPPPPYYSPSPKVDYKSPPPPYVYSSPPPPPYYSPSPKVEYKSPPLPYVYSSPPPPPYYSPSPKVEYKSPPPPSYY, encoded by the coding sequence ATGAAATCTTCTTCAAGGATGGGGTCTTCATCCCATCTCATCTACGCTCTAGGTGTGATCATCATGGCAACAATGGTTGCTGCTTATGAACCAGTGACATTGCCACCACTCCCATCATACTCACCATCTCCAAAGGTAGAATACAACGCTCCTCCCCTACCATACATTAACaattctccaccaccaccaacatACTATTCTCCATCCCCAGAAGTTGATtacaaatctccaccaccaccttaTATCTACaattctccaccaccaccaccatattatTCACCATCTCCTAAAGTTGagtacaagtctcctccaccaccatacgtCTACAAttccccaccaccaccaccatattactCACCATCCCCTAAAATAGACTACAAGTCTCCTCCTCCACCCTACGTCTACagttctccaccaccaccatactactcaccTTCTCCAAAGGTTGAGTACActtctcctccaccaccatatgtttacagctccccaccaccaccaccatactactcaccATCCCCTAAGGTAgactacaagtctcctccacccCCATACGTTTACagttctccaccaccaccgtaCTACTCACCTTCTCCTAAGGTTGagtacaagtctcctccaccaccatatgtctacagttctccaccaccaccaccatactattCACCATCCCCTAAGGTTgactacaagtctcctccaccaccatacgtTTACAGTTCTCCTCCACCACCGTACTACTCACCTTCTCCTAAAGTAtactacaagtctcctccaccaccatatgtctacagttccccaccaccaccaccaccatactactcaccTTCTCCAAAGGTTGagtacaagtctcctccaccaccatatgtttacagctccccaccaccaccaccatactactcaccATCTCCTAAGGTAgactacaagtctcctccacctccaTACGTTTACAGTTCTCCcccaccaccatactactcgCCTTCCCCTAAGGTTGAGTACAAATCgcctccaccaccatatgtctacagttctccaccaccaccaccatactactcaccATCCCCTAAGGTTgactacaagtctcctccaccaccgtaCGTTTACAGTTCTCCTCCACCACCGTACTACTCACCTTCCCCTAAGGTGtactacaagtctcctccaccaccatatgtttacagttccccaccaccaccaccatactactcaccATCCCCTAAGGTAGagtacaagtctcctccaccaccgtaCATTTACAgttctcctccaccaccatactaTTCACCTTCTCCTAAGGTAAACTACAactctcctccaccaccatatgtttacagttccccaccaccaccatattactCACCTTCCCCTAAGGTATACtacaaatctccaccaccaccatatgtctacaactctccaccaccaccatactactcaccTTCTCCTAAGGTACactacaagtctcctccaccaccgtaTGTTTACAGTTCTCCACCACCATATTACTCACCTTCTCCTAAGGTACactacaagtctccaccaccaccatatgtctacaactctccaccaccaccatactattCACCATCCCCTAAAGTACCATACAATTCTCCACAACACCCTCATGTATGTGTTTGTCCACCACCTCCTCCATGTTATACTCCATCACCAAAGACAATAtacaaatctccaccaccaccatatgtctatAGTTCTCCACCACCGCCATACTACTCTCCATCCCCTAAAATATACTACAAGTCTTCTCCACCTCCGTACGTTTACAACTCTCCACCCCCACCATACTACTCACCTTCCCCTAAAGTGtactacaagtctcctccaccaccatacgtCTACAGTTCCCCACCCCCACCGTACTACTCACCTTCCCCTAAAGTAtactacaagtctcctccaccaccatacgtCTACAAttccccaccaccaccaccatactactcaccTTCTCCAAAGGTTGagtacaagtctcctccaccaccatataTCTACagttctccaccaccaccaccatactactcaccATCCCCTAAGGTAgactacaagtctcctccacccCCATACGTTTACagttctccaccaccaccgtaCTACTCGCCATCCCCTAAGGTTGagtacaagtctcctccaccaccatatgtctacagttccccaccaccaccaccatactactcaccATCCCCTAAGGTAgactacaagtctcctccaccaccgtaCGTTTATAGTTCTCCTCCACCACCGTACTACTCACCTTCCCCTAAGGTGtactacaagtctcctccaccaccatatgtctacaattctccaccaccaccaccatattactCACCATCCCCTAAAGTAGACTACAagtctcctcctccaccatACGTTTACagttctccaccaccaccaccatactactcaccTTCTCCAAAGGTTGagtacaagtctcctccactACCATACGTTTACagttctccaccaccaccaccttacTATTCTCCTTCGCCAAAAGTTGAAtacaaatctccaccaccaccttcaTATTACTGA
- the LOC108817835 gene encoding protein LNK2 isoform X1, producing MFDWDDEELTNMIWGDDGETGDHIVPFKVRSEQLNKKEHGEESKAVKPAEQKTTGTKTDLHDSKLGSSSGQNAREADPGLGSSETELSKCLTKPAGYDPTRGGVFLKTVMFCLGTFLSNLIMLKLCVCVCVLALFLPEKTSELGKGPDIFHSTDESKEQQGDFDEFGWANIGSFDDLDRMFSSDVPIFGDGSLNGADELWSSSKDVSNSPSKPLASILESQVDIRTEFEQQENQLFPLTGKVNTPSSQSVPRVRVTPKSEQYHEHKSQSSGSDQPYQQNKMMKFSEMLGTCEAGSFQDPYGQRTLSRRKFVNHLAPSRSSLMGVNLQSETQGSGTSYHPHMPNQYMATSGFGNPYSAVPVVSAFQRPDVNKNQLMHPSYNPATAISVNMVTDAASARPSTMTPQEKLEKLRRRQQMQAMLAIQRQQQQFRHQVPVADQSITQNCCQDNPLQLVDKTNLQGLTAIPSFDPSSSLELDDPANFAAAVDNPSEFFVLYRLQDVVAKLDMGTRTCIRDSLFRLADSAGQRHHAGDTSHSNKTSQDDNEVVPKEKSRYRYAGMLDTETVTNPTDRTVAHLLFHRPFDMSAAKHTEGLESPSSSKMGAEVKGSFPSTRDSRMNKQKAKEEDIPAGSVALGYASNSGSSSTVGERVAEASQGNKRKL from the exons ATGTTTGATTGGGACGACGAAGAG CTTACTAATATGATATGGGGTGATGACGGAGAGACAGGCGACCATATTGTGCCATTTAAAGTAAGAAGTGAACAGCTTAACAAAAAGGAACATGGTGAAGAATCTAAGGCAGTTAAGCCAGCTGAGCAGAAGACAACTGGGACTAAAACTGACCTTCATGATAGTAAGCTGGGGAGCAGTTCAGGGCAAAATGCTAGAGAAGCTGATCCAGGACTAGGTTCGAGTGAGACTGAACTTTCCAAATGCTTAACTAAGCCAGCTGGATATGATCCAACGAGAGGTGGTGTGTTTCTTAAAACAGTGATGTTTTGCTTGGGTACGTTTCTTTCAAATCTAATCATGTTaaagttgtgtgtgtgtgtgtgtgtgctcGCCCTGTTTTTACCAGAGAAAACGTCTGAACTTGGGAAAGGCCCTGATATTTTTCATAGCACTGATGAGAGTAAAGAGCAGCAAGGTGATTTTGATGAGTTCGGATGGGCTAACATTGGTAGCTTTGATGATCTTGATCGAATGTTCAG TAGTGATGTCCCTATATTTGGTGATGGCAGTCTCAATGGTGCAGATGAGTTATGGTCTTCTTCTAAAGATGTATCCAATAGTCCATCTAAACCGTTAGCATCCATTTTGGAATCTCAAGTGGATATTAGAACTGAGTTTGAGCAACAAGAGAATCAGTTATTTCCATTGACTGGAAAGGTCAATACTCCCTCATCCCAAAGTGTGCCTCGTGTACGTGTAACCCCTAAATCTGAGCAATATCATGAACATAAGAGTCAATCCTCAGGTTCCGACCAG CCAtatcaacaaaacaaaatgatgaAGTTTTCGGAAATGTTGGGGACTTGTGAGGCAGGATCATTTCAAGATCCATACGGTCAGAGGACTCTGTCCAGGAGAAAATTTGTAAACCATTTGGCACCGTCACGATCATCTTTGATGGGTGTTAATCTGCAGAGTGAGACTCAAGGGTCTGGGACATCATACCATCCCCATATGCCAAACCAATACATGGCTACTTCTGGTTTTGGTAATCCATATTCTGCTGTGCCTGTAGTTTCAGCCTTCCAACGTCCTGATGTCAACAAGAATCAGCTGATGCATCCTTCCTACAACCCTGCTACTGCTATCTCTGTAAACATGGTAACAGATGCTGCCTCCGCACGACCTTCAACAATGACGCCACAGGAAAAGCTAGAAAAACTTAGGCGCAGGCAGCAAATGCAGGCAATGCTTGCTATTCAGAGACAACAGCAGCAATTTCGTCATCAGGTTCCTGTAGCAGATCAGTCCATTACTCAGAACTGTTGTCAAGACAATCCACTCCAGCTTGTTGACAAAACTAATCTTCAAGGGCTAACTGCAATACCTTCTTTTGATCCTAGTTCATCTCTGGAACTAGATGATCCTGCCAACTTTGCTGCTGCTGTTGATAATCCATCAGAATTCTTTGTTCTTTATCGGCTTCAAGATGTTGTAGCAAAG TTAGATATGGGAACAAGGACTTGTATAAGGGATAGCTTATTCCGGTTGGCTGATAGCGCAGGTCAGAGGCATCACGCTGGTGATACATCCCACAGTAATAAGACTAGCCAGGATGACAATGAGGTTGTTCCTAAAGAAAAATCCAGATATAG ATATGCAGGGATGCTAGACACAGAAACAGTGACCAATCCCACAGACAGAACTGTGGCTCATTTACTCTTTCATAGGCCTTTTGATATGTCTGCGGCAAAGCATACGGAAGGACTAgaatcaccatcttcttcaaagATGGGAGCTGAAGTAAAAGGGAGTTTCCCTAGCACAAGAGATAGTCGCATGAATAAGCAGAAAGCAAAAGAGGAAGACATACCTGCAGGTTCAGTTGCTTTAGGGTATGCATCTAACTCAGGATCCAGTAGCACTGTTGGTGAGAGGGTTGCTGAAGCATCCCaaggaaacaaaagaaagttgTGA
- the LOC108815935 gene encoding COP9 signalosome complex subunit 8: protein MDLSPVTDALAVKSFDKIADICDSLMLQVSAEGISFQEDWPYAIHLLAYFFVDDCDSARFLWKTIPTSVKESKPEVAAAWRIGQKLWTRDYAGVYESIRGFDWSQDAKDMVAAFSDVYTKRMFQLLLSAYSTITISDLALFLGMTQDDATTYVVEKGWTVDAASQMVTVKKQAVQREQKVDSSKLQRLTEYVFHLEH, encoded by the exons ATGGATCTCTCTCCTGTTACCGATGCTTTAGCCGTCAAGTCCTTTGACAAAATCGCCGACATCTGCGATAGTCTCATGCTCCAG gTTTCTGCGGAAGGAATCTCATTCCAGGAAGACTGGCCTTACGCTATCCATCTCCTCGCTTACTTCTTCGTTGACGATTG TGATAGTGCACGTTTCTTATGGAAAACAATACCTACGAGTGTGAAGGAGAGCAAGCCTGAAGTTGCTGCTGCTTGGAGGATTGGTCAGAAGCTCTGGACACGTGACTATGCTGGTGTCTATGAATCTATCCGTGGTTTTGATTGGAGTCAAGATGCTAAAGATATGGTTGCCGCTTTCTCAG ATGTTTACACAAAAAGGATGTTTCAGCTCTTGTTGTCTGCCTACTCGACAATTACCATCAGCGATTTGGCTCTTTTCCTAGGCATGACACAAGATGATGCCACTACTT ATGTTGTGGAGAAAGGATGGACAGTGGATGCAGCATCTCAAATGGTGACTGTGAAGAAGCAAGCGGTTCAAAGAGAGCAAAAGGTGGATTCTTCGAAGCTGCAACGCTTGACAGAGTATGTGTTCCACCTTGAACACTAA